The genomic segment AAAAACCGTTGCAAGCTTCGCAGTCGCAGCCCTCTTCGAGCGGCTCGTCCACGCTGGCGTGGCAGGCGTTGCGGATCGAGAAGGGGCCCGAGCGCGTGAACAGGCTGCCGTTGCGGGCGTTGCGAGTGGGAAGGACGCAGTCGAAGAGGTCGTATCCCTGGCCGCACAGCTCGACCAGGTCCAGCGGCGTCCCCATGCCCATCATGTAACGAGGCTTGTCGTCGGGCAGCATCGCCACGCTGGCGGCGGCGGTGGCCATCGTCTCCTCGCGCGCCTCGCCGACCGAGAGGCCGCCGACGGCATAGCCGGGGAAGTCCAGCTCGATCAGCGCCTCGGCCGCTTCGCGACGGAGGTCCTCGAAGAGGCCGCCCTGCTGGATCGCAAAGATGGCCGTGCTCGCGTCCTCTCTCAGCGCCTGCCGGGTCCGGCGCGTCCAGCGCAGCGTCCGGGCTGCGCCGTCGGCCGCCGCCTTGCGATCGCCCGGCTTGGCCACGCACACGTCGAAGGCCATGCCGATGTCGACGCCCAGCCGGTACTCCAGGTCGACGACGCCCTCGGGCGTCATGCGCACGGGCGAGCCGTCCAGGTGCGAGCGGAAGACCGCGCCCTCCTCGTCGACCTTGACGCTGGCAGCCAGGCTGAAGACCTGGAATCCGCCGCTGTCGGTCAGGACCGGAGCGCTCCAGCCCATGAAGCGGTGGATGCCGCCGAGGCGCTCGATCGTCTCGACGCCCGGCCGCAGCGCCAGGTGGTAGGCATTGGAGAGCACCATCTGCACGCCCGCCTCCGAGAGCTGCCGCGGTGTCAGACCCTTGACCGTTCCGTACGTGCCCACCGGCATGAACGCCGGCGTGGCGACGCGCCCGTGCGCGAGCGTCAGCACGCCGGTGCGGCCGCCCGTCCGGTCGCGCGCGGTGATCTCGAAGCGCAGCCCGTGTCTCATCGAATCAGCATCGCATCGCCGTAGCTGTAGAAGCGGTAACGCTCGGCGATGGCTTCCTCGTAGGCGCGCTCGATGGCCTCGCGGCCGGCCAGCGCCATCACCAGCGCCAGCAGCGTGGAGCCGGGCAGATGGAAGTTCGTCACCATCGCGTCGACTACACGGAAACGATGGCCGGGCCGAATGAACAGCCGCGTGGCGGATGCGCCGGTGGCCAGAACCCCGCCCTCGTCGGCGGCGCTTTCGAGCGCGCGCACGGTGGTCGTTCCCACTGCCACGACCGCGCGGCCCTCGGCTCGTGCGGCCGCCACGGCGGCGGCTGCGCCGGGCAGGATCGTGAAGCTCTCGCTCTCCATCTCGTGCTCGTCGATGGAGCCGCGCACGGGGACGAAGGTGCCCGGGCCCACGTGCAGCGTGACGGTTGCGAGCTCGAAGCCGTGCTCGCGCAGCTGCGATAGCAGCTCCTCGGTGAAGTGCAGGCCCGCGGTGGGTGCAGCCACCGAGCCCGGCGCCTGCGCGTAGACCGTCTGGTAGCGCTCGTGGTCCTGGCTGCGCGGCCCGCCCGGCCGTTCGATGTAGGGCGGCAACGGGATCTCGCCGATGCGCTCGAGCACTTCCTCGACCGCCAGCGGAGAAAAATCGAGGAGACAGCGGCCGCGCTCCACCGGCCCCTGCACCCGCACGACGATCCCGTGCGCGAGCTCGATCGTCTGCCCGTGGCTGAGCCCTTTGGACGACCGCGAAAGCGCCGGCGCGCGGTGCCCGTCGCCGAGTCCGAGCACGAGCAGTTCGACGGCGCCGCCGCTGCCCTGCTTGTGCCCGCGCAGCCGCGCGCGCAGGACGCGCGAGTCGTTGGCCACCAGCAGTGCACGCGGCGGCAGGAATGCGCCGATGTCGCGAAAGCGCGCGTGCGTGAGCGCGCCGCTGCGGCGGTCGAGCACGAGCAGGCGCGAGTCCTGCCGGTGCGGCGCCGGCTCCTGCGCGATCAGCTCGGAAGGAAGCTCGTAGTCGAGCAGGCCTTTCCAGCGCCCGCCGCCGCCGGCCGAACTCAAGTCGCGGATGCCTCGGCTCGCTCGGCCGTCTTGGCCGAATGCGTGAAGAAGGGCGTGAGCAGATCGACCGGGATCGGCAGCACGATGGTCGTGCTGGTGTCGGAGGCTACCTCCACCAGGGTCTGCAGGAAGCGGAGCTGCACGGCGATGGGCTGGTCGGCCATGATCTCCGCCGCTTCGCGCAGGCGCGTGGAGGCCTGGAACTCGCCTTCGGCGGCAATGACCTTGGCGCGCCGCTCGCGTTCGGCCTCGGCCTGCCGCGCCATCGCGCGCTGCATCTCCTGCGGCAGGTCGATGTGCTTGAGCTCGACGGCCACGACCTTGATCCCCCACGGATCGGTCTGGTCGTCCAGGATGGTCTGGATCTGCTGGTTGATGCGCTCTCGGTCCGAGAGCAGATGGTCCAGCTCGGCCTGCCCGCAGATGCTGCGCATCGTGGTCTGCGCCATGAGCGAAGTCGCAAACAGGAAGTTCTCCACTTCCACCACCGCGCGGCTCGGATCGACGACGCGGAAATACAGAACCGCGTTCACCTTGACCGAAACGTTGTCGCGCGTGATCACGTCCTGGCTCGGCACGTCCATGGTGATGGTGCGCATGTCGATGCGGACCATCTTCTCGATCCCGGGGATCACGTAGATGATGCCGGGACCGCGGTGCGCCACCAGCCGGCCGAGCCGCAGGATCACCGCACGCTCGTACTCGCGCATGACCTTGACTCCGCTCGCCAGTAGAAGGACCACGGCCAGAACGACGTACAGTCCGATCATTTCGTTTCTCCTCTGGGCTGGGGCACCACGCGCACCTTGAGCCCGGTCACCGATTCGATTCGCACGCTGGTGCCGGCCGCGATCGGCGCGGTGCTGCTGGCGTTCCACAGCTCGCCGTGGACACGCACCTTGCCGCTGGGCCCGACATCGGTTACCGCCACGCCGATCTCGCCGATCAAGCCTTCGGCGCCGAGCGCCGGCCGGCGCCTGCGGTCGCGCAGCAGCAGCGAGCCCACGGCCAGCATGATCGTGGTCGCCATCACGACGGTCGTCGCGATCAGGCGCCGGTCCACGTAGAGCGAGGATTCGGGCGTGTACAGAAACAGCGAGCCGAGCGCGAGGGCGACGATGCCGCCGAAGCCCAGAATGCCGAAGCTCGGCACGAACAGCTCGGCCACCAGAAACGCCGCGCCCAGCAGCATGAGGAGTGCGCCGCCGCCGCTGATCGGAAGCACCTGCGAGGCCAGCAGCGCCAGCAGGAGCGCGATGGTCCCGACCACGCCGGGCACGACCGCGCCGGGCTGCGACAACTCCATGTACAGGCCGAGCATCGCGACCATCATCAGCAGGTAGGCGATGTTGGGATCGCTGACGAAGGACAGCACGCGCTGCCGCAGCGTCATCTCCACGTCCACGACTCGCGCGGTGCCATCCTCGCCGATGGCGCGGTGCAGGTTCAGGACGACGTCGTGGCCTGCCACTTCGACCCTGCGCCCGCTGGCCTGCTTCAGAAGATCAGTCAGGCCGCTGGCGACGAAATCGACGACCCTCAGCTCCACCGCTTCCTTCTCGGTCACGGCCACGCTCTCGCGCACGGCCTTCTCGGCCCACTCCACGTTGCGCCCGCGTCGCTGCGCGATGGCGCTGCCGAAGCTGGCGGTGAAGTTCTCGACCTTCTTGCGCATGTCGCCCTCGATGTCCTTGCCCTGCCCCGCCACCGGATGCGCGGCGCCGATGGACGTGCCCGGCCCCATCGCCGCGACGTGCGCGGCCATGGTGACGAAGACTCCGGCCGACGTGGCGCTGGCGCCGCCGGGCCAGACGTGGACCAGCACGGGCAACGGCGCCGCGAGCAGCGCCTTGACCATCGTCTTGGTCGAATCGAGGAGGCCGCCGGGCGTGTCGAGTTCCACCACCAGCGCAAGGGCCTCGGCCGCAGCGGCCTGCTCGATGCCCGCTGCCAGATAATCGGCAGCGGCGGGCGTGATCGCGCCGTCGATGCGGATGCGAAAGACGCTGGCGGAAGGCGCCGCCAGATCGGCGGCGGCCTCGTGCGACGCTGCGTCAGCGGCAGGGCGATCGCCCGCGCCGTCGTGTCTGCGATCCCTGTGCGCGGGCGCCCGCTCCGCCGCCTTCTCGTCCGCAACCTTCGGCGCCTTCTCGGCCAGCACGGTCGCGGCCGGCAGGGCCGTCAGCGCTGCCAGCGCGGCGGCAAGCGCGACCGCGCCCGCCGTGCGACGTGCCAGTGGCATGCTCATCTCACCCGCCACCGCGCTGCGGCAGCGGCAATCCGAGGCGCGCCATCACCTGCTTGATGTCGTCCCACACCAGGCGCTTGTCCGACGGGTTCCGCAGCAGGTAGGCGGGATGGAACGTCGGCATCAACGGGATGCCGGCGAATTCGTGCCACTGCCCGCGGCGGCGCGTGATGGAGGTGCGGTCTCGCAGCAGTGCCTGCGTGGCGAAGTTGCCGAGGCTGACGAGAACTTTCGGCGAGACCAGCTCGACCTGACGAAGCAGGAACGGCTCGCATGCAACGATCTCGTCGGGCTCGGGGTTGCGGTTGCTCGGCGGCCGGCACTTGACGACGTTGGCGATATAGACGTCGCTGCGCTTCAGGCCCATGCCGCGCGTGATGATGTCGGTGAGCAGCTTGCCCGCTTTTCCGACGAACGGCTCGCCCTGGACATCTTCGTCCTCGCCGGGCCCTTCTCCGACGAACATCAGATCGGCGGCGGGATTGCCCACGCCGAAGACGATGTTGGTGCGGCCGCTGCACAGCTTGCAGCGCGTGCACTCGCCGAGCACTCCGCGAAGCTGCTCGAGCGAGACCGCCTCGACGATCGCCTGCTCCACCAGCGGGCCGCCGAGGCGGGTACCGGCCGCGGCAGAGGAGACCGCCGGCGCCTGCGGCGTGGCGCCCGCCGCTGCCGTTCGCGCGTCGGCCGGAGCGGGCCCCGGTGCCGCAACGGTCGCGCCGGACCGAAGCGCGGCAATGTTCGCCGCCGCGCGTGCCTCGGCCGCCGGAGCACCCGCGCGCGGTAGCAGCTCCAGGCCCAGAGCCATCTCGCGCTCCAGGTAGACCCGTGCGAGCCTCAGTGCGTCCGGGTCCATTGTCCCATCACTTCGACCGCTGTACGGTGAGCGCTGTTTTGATTGCGTTCGTGCTGATGGCCGTGGCTCTCGTGCTCGTCGCACCCGGCGATGCCCTCGCCTGGGGCCCGATCACGCACATCGTACACGGGAGCGCCGTCCTGGCCAGCATCGAGCTGTTGCCGGAGGCCATGCAGGCGCTGCTTTCCGCCAACGCCGGCTGCTACCTCTACGGCTGCGTCGGCGCCGACATCATCCAGGCCAAGGCCTACACCCGCGACGTTTCGACACACTGCCACCGCTGGCCCGTGGCGTGGCGCATCGTCGAGGAGGCATCGACGGACCGCGAGAAGGCGTTCGCCTGGGGCTACATGACCCACCTTGCCGCCGACATCGTCTCGCACAACCATTTCGTGCCCAGCAGCCTGCTGCGGTCCTTTCCCTCGCCTGCCCTGGGGCACGCGTACTGGGAGGCTCGCGCCGATGCGCTCCAGGACCCGGAGCACCGCGGGATGGTGCGCCAGCTCCTGGCCGGCAGCTACCGCGACTGTGACGCGCTGGTGGGACGGGTCGTCGAGCACACGCTGCTGTCGCTGAAGACCAACAAGCGCATCTTCGATTCGATGCTGGCGCTGAGCAAGCTCGACCGCTGGCAGAGCTTCCTCAAGACCGTCAATGAGCGGTCGCGCTACTCGTTGGGCGTCGACACCGTGCACCGCTACAACTCGGCCTGCATTGCCGCCGCGCAGGATCTGCTCGGCAACCAGCGCGAATCCTACACCCAGAGCTACGATCCGACCGGCCACGAGGTGCTGGCGCGCGCCATCGCGCTGCGGCGCCGGCTGCGCGCTCTCAAACGCGCACGCAAGCTCGATCCGGGGCTGGAGAAGGAGATCGAGCGCCAGATCGGCCCCGACGAATCGTTCTGAGACTCAGGCCGAGGTGACGGCGCGGCGCGCCCGCGGCCGCGCGCGCAAGGCCACCACGCGATCCAGAATCCGGTCGGCGAGCTCGTCCTTCGTGACGAGGCCGGTTTCTTCGTCCTCACCGGCGGCATCCAAAAGCACCGCCGCGTTGGTCTCGGTCTCGAAGCCCGCACCGGCGCGCGTGACGTCGTTGGCGACGATGAGGTCGACGCCCTTGCGCACGAGCTTGTCGCGGCCGTGCCGGACGACGTCGTTCGTCTCGGCAGCAAAGCCGACGACGATCGCATCGGAAGACCTGCGCGCCAGCGCTGCCAGGATGTCCTCGTTCTCGGCAAGCTCGAGCACCATCGGCTCGCCCGCCTTCTTCTTGATCTTGGCCTCGGCAACGCGCGACGGGCGGTAGTCGGCAACGGCCGCGACCATGACGATCACGTCGCTGGCATCGGCGTGCGCTTCCAGCGCTTTTTTCATTTCCGCTGCGGTGCCGACGTCGATGCGCTCGACGCCGCGCGGCGCCGCCAGAGAGGTGGGGCCGCTGACCAGCGTGACGCGCGCGCCGCGGCGCCAGGCGGCCGCGGCAACCGCGTAGCCCATGCGTCCGCTCGAGCGGTTGGTCAGATAGCGCACCGGATCGAGCGGCTCGCGCGTGGGCCCCGCCGACACCAGCACGCGGACGCCCGTCAGGTCCTGCGGCGAGAGCGCCGCGCTCAACTCGGCCAGCAGCACCTCGGGATCGGGCAGACGTCCCAGCCCCTCGTAGCCGCACGCGAGCTCGCCGTGATCGCTGTCGACGATGCGATGGCCGAAAGATGCGAGCGCTGCGATGTTCCGGGCGGTAGCGGGATGCGAGAGCATGTGCGTGTTCATCGCCGGAGCGACGACGACGGGTGCGCGCGTCACCAGCAGCGCCGCGGTCACGATGTCGTCGGCCATGCCGGCGGCCATGCGCGCGATCAGGTCGGCCGTGGCCGGCGCGACCAGGACCGCATCGGCGTCCTGGGCGATCTTGATGTGTCCGATGGTGGCGTCCTCGCCCGGATCCAGGAGGCTGGTGGCGACGGGGCGGCGCGAGAGCGCCTGCAGCGTCAGCGGAGTGATGAACTCTCGCGCCGCCTGCGTCATCGCCACCTGCACGTCGGCGCCTGCAGCCAGCAGCCGTCGGACCACCTCGGCGGCCTTGTAGGCGGCGATGCCGCCGCCCACGCAAAGAAGAACGCGGTTGCCGGCCAGGCGATGCATCAGGCGCCCTTGGATACCTTTTCTTCCATTTTGCTGAGCTCGCGGAAGCTTAGTCCCTCACGGGCCAGGCAGACAACCCCAAGTATGACGGTGATCGCGAACTGACTGGCATGGACGAGGATGGCATAGCCGATGGCGCCCTCGGTGACGCCGAAGACGCCGAGGCCGACCTTGCAGCCCCACTCGAACTGGCCGACGAAGCCGGGCGCGCCCGGTACCGCCACCGCCAGCGCGACGACGGTGGCCACGGTGACGCCGCCGCCGATGTAGGGCACGTCGATTCCGGTTGCCGCAAAGCCGAGCGCGAACGTCAGCCCGATGAAGAACCAGATGTAGAGCGACCAGGCCACGGTGCGCAGCACCGTGGAGAAGTCGGATACGGTGCTCATGCTGTCGATGAACTCGTGCTGCAGCCGCACCACCATCGGGCCGATGCGGGGGATACGCGCCCAGAGTCGGTCGAGCACCGGCAGCAGCCGCTCGCGCTGGATCGTGATGACGTAGGCGCCGCCGAATCCGGCGATTGCCAGCATCGCCGCCAGCCCTGCCATCCACGACACCTCCGGCGCCACATCGACCGACGAAACGATGATCACGCCGAAGATCGCCAGTGCGACCAGGTCGAGCACGCGCTCGATCGCCACGGTGGCCACGGCCGATGCCATCGACAGCTCCAGGCTGCGCGCCACCAGGTAGGGACGGGCAATCTCTCCGACACGGAACGGCAGCACCATGTTGGCCATGAACCCGATGGCCGAGGCGGAGTAGATGGGCATCATCGGCAGCGGACGCCCGGCCGAGCGCTCGAGCAGGATGCGCCAGCGCTGGCAGCGCGTGTACAGGCCGTAGGCCCCGGCCGGGAACATCAGCGCGATGAAGCGGTAGTCGGCCCGTGCGATCTCCTGTCCGACCTGCCCCCAGTTCTCGCCGCGCACGGCCAGCCAGAGGAACAGGGCGGACAGCCCGAGCCCCACCGCCAGCTGGACGCTGCGCCGGCCGCGTGTGGTCATGGGTTAGGGCTCGCCGCTACCTCAGCGGCGGAATCGCGACGGAGGCGGCTCGGGGATCTGCACGTCGGGGTGCAGAGTCTTGGCGCGCTCCAGCAGCACGTCCTCGGTCTCGGGGATGTTGGGGTCGGGCACGCAGCAGTCCACCGGACACACCGCCGCGCACTGCTCCTGGTCGAAGAAGCCGACGCACTCGGTGCACTTCACCGGGACGATGTAATAGATGTCCTCGGCGATGGCCTCGTGCATCGAGCCGTCCGGAGCCTCCCACTGCACGCCGCCCTCATAGATGGCGGTGTTGGGACATTCGGGCTCGCAGGCGCCGCAATTGATGCATTCTTCTGTGATCAGCGTGGCCATACCACGTCTCTCCTGCCCCGGTGCGAAGTGAGCGGGACTCTGGCACAGCCAGACCTCGTAGTAAAGTTTGCCTCGAGCATTGTGGAGGCATCCATCGCAGCGGCGGCGGGTTTCGATTTGATCGCCACATGTGATTGAAGACCGATCCGCCGTGAGCGCCCACTCGCCCGAGAATTCCGCACCTGTGGGCAGTCCGCTCCGCCTCATCGACGGTGATCTGATGCGGGTCGAGGCGCGCATCGCCGAGGTGATCCGCGCGCGTGAGCCGCTCCTGACCGAGATCTCCGACTATCTCATCAACGCCGGCGGCAAGCGCGTGCGCCCGGCGGTGGCGCTGCTGGTGTTTCGCGCCTGCGGCGGCACCGACGTCACCGACATGGTGGACCTGTCGGTGTCGCTGGAGCTGATCCACACGGCCACGCTCCTCCACGACGACATCATCGACTCCAACGACGTGCGGCGCGGCAAGGACGCGGCGCCCGTGCGCTTCGGCATCGCCGACACGCTGGTGACCGGAGATTTTCTCTTCTCGCGCGCGTTCCAGGTGTGCGGACGGTTCGAGGAGAGGATCGTCGACTGGGCGGCCGACGCCTGTGTCCAGCTCACCGAAGGCGAGATCATGCAGGCCCGCTTCCGCCGCAACGCCGCGGTAACCGAAGACGATTATCTGGAGATCATCGCGCGCAAGACCGCCTCGCTGTTCGCGGCCGGCACACGCATCGCCGCGCACCTGGCCGGCCTCGATTCCGCACGGATCGATCGCATGAACGAGTGCGGACGCCAGATCGGCCTCGCGTTCCAGATGATCGATGACGTCCTCGATATCGAGGGCGACCCGCGCAAGACCGGCAAGCGCGTGGGCACCGACCTTCTCGACGGCAACCCTTCTCTCCCCGTCGTGTGGGGACTGGCCTTGCCGGCGGTGCGACGCGCGTTTCTGGAAGAGGGCTGCGGCGCCGACGTCGTCGAACAGGCGCTGAGCGAGCTGCGGTCAGCCGCGATCGGCGCGCGCGTTCGCGAGCGCGCCGTCGAGCATGCGCGCGTGGCCGCCGCGCTGGTCGACGAGCTGCCCGCTTCGGCATTTCGCGATGCGGTCCGTCAGCTCGTCTCCGAGCTCGTGGACCGCCAGCTGTAGGGAGGCGTCAGCAGGGTGCGGGGCGATCGGAGTGATTGGCCTGCCAGACGGCGCGGATGACCTGCTCGACTGCGACAAACTGCCGATTCATCGACACCAGATTGTCCAGTGCGCGCACCAGCTCGGCGCGGTCCTGTCCAACGGGCTCGGCGGGATCGCACACACGTGCCAGACGCTGTGCCGCGGTCAGCAGCTCCTCGGACGCGTGACGCAGGTGCACCGCCATGTCGATGAAGCTCTGCTCGTCGATGATCATGCTCTGTTCCCCTTGCCGTTCTTCCGTGCCCGAACGGCGATCCCATATCGCAACCCTCGTGCCAGCATCCAACACATTCGCCGCAGCCGGCTGGAAAAGGCGCTGCCGAGGCTGCTTTTTTGCGGGCGGCATCATGGCGGGCGACGCGCGGCCAGGTGCGGGGACGGCGCCGGCGCCGGGACGGCAGTGTCCGGCGGCGGTCAAATCGGTGCGCGGCTACCATCGGCGTCGGTCCTCGCCTAGGAGACGCGGATCGATGACCCGGGGCGTCGTGGCAGCGCCCGCCCGTCGCCCGACCGGCGCAACAACTGGAGGACCTCGATGATCAAGCTCGATACCGCCTTCGTCGGCGGGTCCATCGCCAAGGTGGCCGAGACGGCGCGCGCCGCCGAGCGCCTGGGCTTCGACGGCATCATGACCGCCGAGACCGCCCACGACCCCTTCCTGCCGCTGATGATCGCCGCCGAGCACACCAGCACGATCGAGCTGGGGACCGCCATCGCCGTGGCCTTCCCGCGCAGCCCGATGATCACCGCGCACATGGCGTGGGACCTCCAGCACTACTCGGGCGGGCGCTTCCTGCTCGGGCTCGGCACGCAGGTCAAGGGACACAACGAGAAGCGCTTCAGCGTGCCGTGGGTCGCGCCCGGACCGCGCCTGCGCGAGCTCGTCGAGTCGCTGCACGCGATCTGGTCGTGTTGGCAGGACAACCGGCCGCTGTCCTACCACGGCAAGTACTACTCCTTCAGTCTGATGACGCCGTTCTTCAACCCGGGACGCATCGAGGAGGGCCGGCCGCCGGTCTACATCGCCGGCGTCAATGAATACATGTGCCGCCTGGCCGGCGAGCTGTGCGACGGCTTCCACATCCACCCGCTCAACAGCACGCGCTATCTCGATGAGGTCATCCGGCCGCTGATTGCGGAAGGCGCCGCCAAGGCGGGGCGCAAGATCGAAGACATCACCCTGGCCGCTCCGTGCTTCGTCGTCATGGGTGACAGCGACGAGGAGCGCGAAGGCGCGGCGGCGGCGGTTCGCCAGCAGATCTCTTTCTATGCCTCCACGCGCACGTATTGCGCAGTGCTCGACACGCACGGCTGGGGCGAGGTGGGACCGCAGCTGCACGAGCGCTCGCAGCGCGGCGACTGGAGCGGGATGGCCGATCTGATCACGGACGAGATGCTCCAGGCCTTCGCCGTCATCGGGCGGCGCGACGAGATTCCGGGGCTGCTGAAGAAGCGCTTCGAAGGCCGTGTGCAGCGCGTGGCGCTGTATCTACCGTTCGTTCCAGGCAGCGATGACGATTGGTGGCAGCAGGTGATCCAGACTCTGCACGCGTGACCGGGGCCGACGAAGACGCGACTGTCCGTGATGGTCGTAGTGTGCGGTCGGCAGACTACCGAAGAGGCAGGCACCTTCTGGGCCGAAAGGTGCCTGCCCCGGGTTCCCCACCCTAGAAGATCTGGCTGCGCAGGTAGGTCGTGAAGCCGGCGCGTCGCAGCGAGGCCTCATGCGCAGCGGCGTCCTTGCGATTGTCGAAGGCGCCGCTGAGCACGCGGAACAAGCCGGCGTCGTTGACGATGCGCACCCGGCGTCCGCCCAGGCGCGACACCAGCTCCTCGGCATTCGCGCGCGTCCGGAACGCTCCGAGCTGGATCGTGTACAGCGTGGTGCCGCCGGTCTTGGCCGGCGCCTTGGCCGTCGCAGAGCCGACCTCCGGCTTCCGCGCCGGGGGCGCCGACGTCTTCTGCTTCGAGCGCGTCGACGGCGGCGGAGTCAGCACGGCGGCCTTGGCCTGAATGATGCGCGGCGCCTTCTCCTCGTACGCTTCCATGGCGGCCGGCATCTCTTCGTCGTCGGCGCCCATGGCCTCGTCCATGCCGAGCGTCGCATCGTCCTCACCGCGCGAATGGATGCTCGGGTCCGGCGGGATGGCGGTGGCGCGCGCCGTCTGCTGGGCGGCTGCGGCCCTCTCTCGCGCATCCGCCTCGCGCGCCTGGCGGTCGACGGCGGCTCGCTGTTGCTCCATCGCTGCGCGCTCGTGTTCGACCGCTGCGCGCTGAGCCGCCTCGCGATCGGCACGCTGCCGGGCCATTGCGTCGCGCTTGGGGAAGTTCGGCTTCTCGCGGTCGGCGGTGCCGGGCTCGTCGCCCCACATCACCTCGCCGTCATACTCGTGCGCCTCGGCATCGAGCTCACGGATCTCGAAATCGTCCTCGGAATGGGTGTCGATTCGGGTATCGCGCGATGACCACACGGCCAGATGCGCATCGGCATCCAGGCGCGGCTGTTTGCCTTCGTTGCCTGCGGCCTGGTCGTCGGACACGCGGCGCGGCGGCGCAACCGGCAGCCGTACGATCTCGGTCGGCTCGGACGACACCGGCTTGGTGAAGAGCTCGGTGGTTCGCCCCGGCGCGGCATCACGCTCGGGCGATTCGATGCTGTTGGCCGCCCACGTCAGCAGCACGCACGCGGCGACGCTGAACAGGCCCATCGCGATGAAGCTGCCGCGCCGTGAGTCGCGGCCGCGCACCGGCGCACGCCGATCCTCGTCTTCGTCGTCATCCTCGGCCCCGGCATCGAAGGTGATCTCGTCCTGATCCTCCTCGTCCTCGCCCGTGCTCCACGACAGGCGCACTTCGTCCTGTGCATCCTCGTCGGAGGTCCAGTCTTCCTCTTCGTCGGTCTCGTCACCCCAGAGGACCTCGTCCTCGTCAACGACCGTCTTTGCCGTGCGCTCCAGACGCAACTTCTGCTGCTCTCCCGCCATGGCTGATCCCTCCGCTCCACTCCACGTGTGGACGTGCTCGCTGCGAACCTGATCGCAACCTGCTCGCGCCGCTCGTTCCAGCGCCGCCAGCGTCAGCGATTCCAGCCGCATGAGACGGCCGCCGCTGGCCACGATGAGATCGTCGATCGCCTCGGGCGCGAACATCCTGCCGAGCTCGCCGGCGGCAGCGGCCAATCGCCGCTCCAGGTAGCGAATGCAGTCGCGCACGCTGAGCGGCTCGATGCGGCAGATCTGCAGAAGGTGCTCGAGCAGCGCGCGATCGGTCGTCGCATTCATGCGATCCAGAAGATCGGGACGCCCGAACAGGAACAGGTGCAGCGAGGGAGGCTCCTCGGCATCGTCGCAGAAAAGCCGTGCCAGCCCCGCCAGCGTCTGCGGCGAAAGTCGGTGCGCGTCGTCGATGACGATGGCGGTGGAGCCGCCGGCGGCCGATCGCCTGGCGGCGACGTCGATGAACGTATGAATGAGCTCGTCCTCGCAGGAGCCGTCCGTCCGATCGACGCCGAGCTGCGCCAGTGCCTCACGAACCAGACTGGAGATGGAAGAACCGGGCGAGGTGATCAGCGCGGCACGCGCGCGCCCGGCCAGTCGGCGCGCGAAAATGCGGGCCAGAAGGGACTTGCCGCTCCCCTCGTCGGCAATGAGAACGCTGAGCCCGCGAGGTGAGCGAAGGCCCGCCTGAAGCTCCGACAGCAATGCGGCCAGCGCGTTGGGCAGGCACTGCTCGTCGGCGTCACTGTTTCTTGGAAATGGGTCGCGAGAAAGCCCGAACACCGCCGCCACATCCATCCGCCTCACCTCCCGGCGGGCGGCCGACGATCTCGCCCCCGAGATCAGCCCCGCCCTCTCCTCCCGTCGTCGCATGGGCGCGTACGACGCTGCCATGCGTTGCGGCAGGCCGCAGCCTGCGCGCCACCCCATGACGCTAGCACACAGCCGCCTGTTTGCAATTCAGGCGCGGCCGCGTCCGTGAGCCGGCGCCCGGCACGAGCTCTGTAGCAGGCGGGAGAACAGCAGCAGCGGCTCGACTCGCGAGCTCTTGAGCGCAAGGTCGAGCTGAACGACTTCACGGTGCAGACGCAGCAGCTCGTCCATCTCGAAATTGGATGCAGCCTTGAGACGGAAGTAGCCGCGCCAGGAAGGATGCCGGCGGCGG from the Candidatus Limnocylindrales bacterium genome contains:
- a CDS encoding zinc dependent phospholipase C family protein, coding for MSAVLIAFVLMAVALVLVAPGDALAWGPITHIVHGSAVLASIELLPEAMQALLSANAGCYLYGCVGADIIQAKAYTRDVSTHCHRWPVAWRIVEEASTDREKAFAWGYMTHLAADIVSHNHFVPSSLLRSFPSPALGHAYWEARADALQDPEHRGMVRQLLAGSYRDCDALVGRVVEHTLLSLKTNKRIFDSMLALSKLDRWQSFLKTVNERSRYSLGVDTVHRYNSACIAAAQDLLGNQRESYTQSYDPTGHEVLARAIALRRRLRALKRARKLDPGLEKEIERQIGPDESF
- a CDS encoding YfhL family 4Fe-4S dicluster ferredoxin, whose translation is MATLITEECINCGACEPECPNTAIYEGGVQWEAPDGSMHEAIAEDIYYIVPVKCTECVGFFDQEQCAAVCPVDCCVPDPNIPETEDVLLERAKTLHPDVQIPEPPPSRFRR
- the coaBC gene encoding bifunctional phosphopantothenoylcysteine decarboxylase/phosphopantothenate--cysteine ligase CoaBC — translated: MHRLAGNRVLLCVGGGIAAYKAAEVVRRLLAAGADVQVAMTQAAREFITPLTLQALSRRPVATSLLDPGEDATIGHIKIAQDADAVLVAPATADLIARMAAGMADDIVTAALLVTRAPVVVAPAMNTHMLSHPATARNIAALASFGHRIVDSDHGELACGYEGLGRLPDPEVLLAELSAALSPQDLTGVRVLVSAGPTREPLDPVRYLTNRSSGRMGYAVAAAAWRRGARVTLVSGPTSLAAPRGVERIDVGTAAEMKKALEAHADASDVIVMVAAVADYRPSRVAEAKIKKKAGEPMVLELAENEDILAALARRSSDAIVVGFAAETNDVVRHGRDKLVRKGVDLIVANDVTRAGAGFETETNAAVLLDAAGEDEETGLVTKDELADRILDRVVALRARPRARRAVTSA
- a CDS encoding polyprenyl synthetase family protein, which translates into the protein MGSPLRLIDGDLMRVEARIAEVIRAREPLLTEISDYLINAGGKRVRPAVALLVFRACGGTDVTDMVDLSVSLELIHTATLLHDDIIDSNDVRRGKDAAPVRFGIADTLVTGDFLFSRAFQVCGRFEERIVDWAADACVQLTEGEIMQARFRRNAAVTEDDYLEIIARKTASLFAAGTRIAAHLAGLDSARIDRMNECGRQIGLAFQMIDDVLDIEGDPRKTGKRVGTDLLDGNPSLPVVWGLALPAVRRAFLEEGCGADVVEQALSELRSAAIGARVRERAVEHARVAAALVDELPASAFRDAVRQLVSELVDRQL
- a CDS encoding lysylphosphatidylglycerol synthase transmembrane domain-containing protein, with protein sequence MTTRGRRSVQLAVGLGLSALFLWLAVRGENWGQVGQEIARADYRFIALMFPAGAYGLYTRCQRWRILLERSAGRPLPMMPIYSASAIGFMANMVLPFRVGEIARPYLVARSLELSMASAVATVAIERVLDLVALAIFGVIIVSSVDVAPEVSWMAGLAAMLAIAGFGGAYVITIQRERLLPVLDRLWARIPRIGPMVVRLQHEFIDSMSTVSDFSTVLRTVAWSLYIWFFIGLTFALGFAATGIDVPYIGGGVTVATVVALAVAVPGAPGFVGQFEWGCKVGLGVFGVTEGAIGYAILVHASQFAITVILGVVCLAREGLSFRELSKMEEKVSKGA